DNA sequence from the Pseudoliparis swirei isolate HS2019 ecotype Mariana Trench chromosome 6, NWPU_hadal_v1, whole genome shotgun sequence genome:
ATGACAGGTAGCCAGGAATTAAACCGTGAACTTGCTGCTGAAGACGTTTTGCAGCCTAGTGATATTCACCATTCGGCCTGACGGGTGGCCCAGTCTAACGTCTGGTTATTACAAGTACGTTCATTTATCAGCTGCCCTGCAGAACCTTTTCAACCCATCCTTGCTCTCTTGTATTTTATTGTCAACTTATCACAATAGCTGCTCGGTGAATGTATCAGGTAGTTGTCTTCCTTTCACCTGCCCTTCTACGTCCTGTCCTTGGCATCTATCCCTCCACTCTCGCCTCCTCCGGCCCACAGTAACGGTGACTGAGTGttacgtgggggggggggggggttctgataGTGTCAAGCAATGGAGCGGCCATTTATTACAGGGCAGGCAAATAGAGTCCCCATGAAGCATGACAACCTCCCTTCCCCAAAGcgccactcaaacacacacaggggtaTACAGCAGGAGTCTCACACAACTACACAGGCGGTCCTCCATGAAGCCATGAAGACATAAACAAGTCTTTAATGAATGAAAAAGTCTGGCCACATACACAGCCTGTCCAATGGTTCCTTCTATCTCTGTGCATGATAACGAGAACTGACAGATAGTACATGATGGGGCACAGCCTGGGACATGAATATTAATACCGGGATGCCAAAGGGATCTGGAAAAGTCCTGCAGTTAACATGCTTTGCTTCCCAGCGTGGCTCGGCAGGGCAGCTCTCAATCAATCAATCTTGTATGTCCCACGAGGGGAAAGGGTGTTGGCAGGGAGGAATTGTAACACAGAACAGAGGACACACTAAAGTAAAGGGTACATATCCTAAGATctcaagagagggagagagagggggggagagagacagctagAGGCTTATTTAGAGAACATAAAGTCTTTAAAGTTCTACAACCAGTGTCTCATTTTCTAAAATCCAATTGTGTTGAAAGCTCTTGCTCTTGTTTAAATTGCGGGCAGCCTGAAATGATGGAATGTGATAAAGTGTAACATTTGCTTCAAACACGTTGTAGCGACCGAATGAAACATCCAACGTTCTTTCATTGAGGACAATGGACCTGTAAAGACTTTGGTCCCACGTGCCGTGAGAACGTCAAGTGTCTCCAGGTTCCTCcccttgtgtttgacagtgtCTTAGCAAGACAAACGTGTGGTTTTCAGATGCCCCGTGTagataaataaaagatatagcGACCTGCTTAGCATGACAAATGTGACCAAATCACAATGTTTCGAGACCGAAATGTAATAGCAGCTGTAAATTGGGTTAGAACACTGGATAGTTTCAGTTCTGTAATCCTAGTCAAGTGTGTTGCCACCATATCCACCACAGTCACTTTTATGAGTTTGTTTTTCACCCTGTAGATTCCTCTTTGCTTGTTGTGAAGTGAGTAAGTGCACCAAACAACCCACAAGTTGCTGTTTGTAGTTTCCCCTCCCCCGTGTTGTCCCCCCAGACGTCTCCACCATGTGGCATGGGTATAGTTAGCTCGCTCTTTCTGGACCAGGATGAAAGGATTTCTGgtattttgtttgtattgtcGTTCTTCCTCATCATCTAAATGCGGCCTGTGAATGTGtttgaactttttttatttttctgacgGTATGCTTGTGAATGTATGTGCCTGGGACTTTATGTTAATTGCACATGGATTCATCTGTTTGAGGGTGTTTGAAGCCAGAAggcatgcccccccccacacacacacacccctcaacCCAATGCACGCCCTCCCACTGTTCTGAATGCCCGCCCACTACTAatggatgatgtgtgtgtgtgtgtgtgtgtgtgtgagtgtgtgtgagtgtatgtgtgagtgtatgtttgagtgtatatgtgagtgtgtgtgtgtgtgtgtgtgtgtgagtgtatgtttgagtgtatatgtgagtatgtgtgtgtgtgagtgtgtgtgtgagtgtatgtttgagtgtatatgtgagtatgtgtgtatgtgtgagtgtgtgtgtgtgagtgtatgtttgagtgtatatgtgagtatgtgtgtgtgtatgtgtgagtgtatgtatcaGTGTATGTTTGAGTGTatatgtgagtatgtgtgtgtgtgtgtgtgtgtgtgtgtgtgtgtgtgtgtgagtgtatgtttgagtgtatatgtgagtatgtgtgtgtgtgtgtgtgtgtgtaagtgtgtgtgtgagtgtatatgtttgagtgtatatgtgtgtgtgtgtgtgagtgagtgtatgtgtatgtatgtgtgagagtgtatgtgtgtgtgtgtgagtgtatgtatgtgtatctatatgtgtgtgtgagtgagtgtatgtatgtgtgagtgtatgtgtatgtatgatgtatatgtgtgtgtgtatgtgtgtgtgtgtgtgtatgtatattgtgTGTAGTGTATGATTAGTATAATGTGTatgtagtgtgtatgtgtgtgtgtatgtgtgtgtgtgtatatgtagtagtgtatgtgtatatgattgatctcttctcttctcatgtTGGACTTAATGTGCTGACAAGTCTGTCACAGTTTCCGCACCTCATCTTATAACGCTGTCGTTGTGGGCGTAACTGTGGCAACCAAGCTGCCAAATGAGGCAGAAGCCCCACATTTGTAATTAGCGTCAGACAAAGTGACTGTAATAACGGAAAGCACCTCTGTGACCAACCTCAATCAGCTGGAAACGGTGTACTCGACACGTATGCAAATCCTGTACTGCTTAAAGGATgattacacccccccccaccacacacacacacactttggactctttttaaaaatgtcactTGAATGTGAAATAAGTCTTCAGTGCATCGGGAAAGTTCAGCACTCTCTATTCTCCCTCAGGAATGAACCAAAGTGGAGGGGTGGGGAGTATCCCCATTCCCTTTATTCAGAGATGTTGGGCACGTAAGATATGTGGAGTTACTCTACTCATTCATCTTTGGATGAGCATTGTCAGTGGCAAGTAGCCAATCAGGATAGAAGAATTTGCTCTAATAAAAAAAACGTGTATCTTAGCAACCCAAAGACATGTCTGCTGTTGATCTGCAGCATAGTTTGATTAAAGACAGACAAAGGAGTGTATCAGAGTCTGTTTTAATCAGCACTGCACGCTCAATAGGCTATGGTGCACTAACATGGGCTTTAACTTTGCTTCAGTAGCTACATACAAGCTCacaatgtgtgggtgtgtcccaATGTTCTGTCTCATCTTGTTCTGTAGGACCTCTCAAtggatttatgtttttatttcatttcaagtAAGACGTATTTTGATATTAAGGCTTATTGCTCCTGGACTGTTTAATGAAAAAGAAATTTAGAAGGTGGTGCGCACAGTATTACAACTCACAGATAAACACATGTAGGGTTGCACACAGTTGTGTTCTTAGACAGAATCATTTAGATTTTGGAATGTGAATAGTATCGTGATACATAAGAATTAGATGTTACTTAAATTGTGTggctcatcaccaaggatgggGTATTTACTGGAGCCAAACCATCTAAGAATCCTGAGGCTTGTTGTCCAGGTTTAGAAAGAAGAGGACAAAGATGTACAGTACAAGAGAGCAGCACGAGAAGGGATCCAGGCAAAAAGTGTACGTTCCTGCTCCTGAAGGGATACAGCAGGGGTCCCGTGTGACTGTGTCTCTAGATTGAAAGCTAGACAGGAGcagtgtgtgtagaggtcaATGTTCTAAGTCTGTGGTAGAGGAGATGAGATGTGTGCACATGATACTCAAAAAGACACAATATACCCATTTCTCCACCTCTTCCCTTTGGATATATCTACATCTGTTTTTAGATCTGTCCTCTTTAAacccctctcctctgtcctctgtgacCCTCCCTGACCCTGTAATTATCTCCTGTTGTACAGGGATGATAAGATTGATGCAGGCGGGAAAAATGCTAGAAAGAGAGTGGtaaagggaaagaaagagaaagattgAAAATCCAGAGTTGATAAGCATTCCATTGAGGGCATAATCCAAGCTTACTGGAGCTGGTGTATATCCTCAAAGTAATAATGATGCCATTGACATGACAGTACATTATCAACAACAGGGGAGTAGAGCAGAAGAGCAGGTgcagagcggaggaggaggagcaatggAACGCACAAAGCCGAGGGGGTGGAAGAGGGGGAACCCAACGGCACAGgagtggtgaggaggaggaggaggaggggaggaagcaCTCTGATGTAATTAAAGTGGCTGAGTTGAGAGGCTGCACCTTGCCACCCTCTCCAAGCCTCCACATATGGCAGGTTTATGAGTTTATGAATAGAGGCTAGAAACACGGTTAGAGGTGCCAGTGTCACTAGGGGAGCTGCAGAGAAAGGTTATTTATGTGGAACATGAGTACATCTACGAGATGAAGCGCTACTCTCCAAAATGTTCCCGAGGGTGGTCCATGTTTATCCCTCAAGATGAAATCCCTGATGATGAAAGATGAAAGAAGCTGAATATTTAACCATATATCTATTACTTTTAGCTAACTAGCATTTTGACTGTTTACCCATTAGCTAATCTATTAACTCTAACACAATACAAACCATTACCACTATTCAAGCTTCATTAACtgattattcattgcttatAGCAAACTATTTCAACCAGTTACAGGGGTGCCCACTCCACACAGTGACCATGAGATCAATGCAGTTCACACTTTTCACAATCTGTCATGCCACACATCCAATTTATCATGCAGTGAAAAATAACATAGATAGATATAATCTAAAGTTGGATACATGGGCTACATGCATGTTACAGTTTATGtgcattttaatgtttaatataAATAACTTAAACcgtaaacattcagacaagaACAGGCTTATTACCACTAACTGTGTTTCGAGATGTTATGATTGATGCATCACGTTTCAGAGGTCATCAGGATCAGCAGCTGTCACTCTACTTTCTCTGCATAGAGTTGGTTTTCTACCTCTTTCTTCACACGTTGGTGGTTAGTTGCTGCTCGTTGCTCACGAGAGGACACTGCGGGCTCTATTTTCATGAACCCAGCAGCACTTCCTCCCTGCCAAGTGCCAAGAAACTGTAGAATAATTAATCGAAATGGCTCGGTTGATGTGCACATAAACACACGGGTGTTCTGTGGTTATATTACAACAATCTGATGCCGGTTGCACGAAATATAACCAGCGACTCTGCCGTAAGTAATTGTGTCCTGGTCGTGATAGTATCTCTCCAGTTGGAGACTGCAGATGGAATGGACAGCCGCTGCCTTCATGCGGATGTAGAGTCACCAGAAAGGCCTTCAGTATGGTCCGACCAACTGTCACGACAAACACATGTCTTCTGCCATTAATGCCATAACCACAGGTTGCATTGTCgtgtcaaataaagtcattaATGTTGCTGTTCCAACAATTAATGAAATTACAGATATTACCAGACTAATGTTAATTTTGATTATTCACGCAGCTATAACAGCATGTTTCATCTGAGGATCCATGTCATCAAATAGAAATTATGGGGAAATAATCATAAACCACCAGACAGAATTAAGCGATTTAGCATTCAGACACATTTGACTGAAATAAATTGACTTTGCTGATTGAAAATATTTTCCAGTTGCCAATTTAGGAGGATTGTTTAGCATCATTTGGCTATAATGTCTCGAATTATAGCCTGTCTAGTTTGTTAAGTGTGCAGATCATTGACTTTGCTTTTCATCTATAAATGCTTTCAAATTTGTCTGCTGAACATTTTGAATGAAATGCCCTAACATTTACCCCATCTATTTCAACCAGTTATCCATCAGGTTCAGCTAACCACTAGCTTGCCCGCTAGCTACGCCACCACAACTGCAAAATGACCCTGTTGGTTACCAAGAACCCCGGGCTGGGAAGTCCCTGATGTGTATTCCTGTTTCTTCATACAAGACTTGGATGAAATTGAATAAGCTAAAGGGACAGCTCCCATCTAGGATTGCCCTGGACAAAATACATTCTGAGTGGACTAAGATAGTATTTTATCAACGAATCGATAAGTTGATCTAATTGACGGATCTGTACAAAGATCATCCATAAAGAACCACACCAAAGTACCACTTTCAATCTTGGAAACTAGACATGTGCTCCTAAATTTCTTGGAAATAAATAATTCAGTAtgaaaaaagctttaaaaatgtCTAATCAAGCTGATAAATATTCGACGAAGAGGAGGCAGCCCGGCTTCCTTCACTTTACATCGGAGAAGTTACTCCTATGTATGCGTTCAACAGCGTCCAAGTAGCTTTGCTATTGGTGGACAGCACACATGGAGCCTACCTGCAGCTTACATGGCAGATTTGACAAGAAAAAGCAGAAAAGCCTCCAGTGAACTTTGATGTTTGACTTTGATCATAAAAGCTCCATCAAGTGAACGAGGCTcagagccacagagccacagagccacagagccacagagctacagagccacagagctacagagccacagagccacagagccacagagctacagagccacagagccacagagccacagagccacagagctacagagccacagagccacagagccacagagctacagagccacagagctacagagccacagagctacagagccacagagccacagagctacagagctacagagccacagagccacagagctacagagccacagagccacagagctacagagctacagagccacagagccacagagccacagagctacagagccacagagccacagagctacagagccacagagctacagagccacagagctacagagccacagagccacagagctacagagctacagagccacagagccacagagctacagagccacagagccacagagctacagagctacagagccacagagctacagagctacagagccacagagccacagagccacagagcctACAGCAGGTCAGAGCTAGAGCCACAGAGCAGTACAGAGCCAATTCAAAGCCTGTCAAAACATAATCAAAGTCAATCACAATCAATAATGAGAGACAGTCACATGCAAATGGTTATTCATTTTCatcttaaaaaagggaaagtATCCACATGTTTATTAAATAGAAATATTAAATCATAGGTAAGAGCGTGTGGCCGttccactttttctttttaaaaacaacatctCTGCTATTTGGGACTTTGATGTGTGATTCCATACTTCAGAGAAATTACATTTCTGCCATCAAAGGACAtgaagtgtgcgtgtgtccgtAAGGTACCGGTGTGTGAGTCtgactcttttcttttgaatcTGAATTAGCGTTGCTGTCATGAGACCACACCCTCCCTGAATGGTGATTGATGACACCTTTCTTTTGCAACTCACAGCTGCAAAACAGCTcaaaaaaaatggaaacacaACAATTTGGAGctcaacacaccacacacacacacgcacacacacacacacacacgcacacacacaggaccccACCCGAAAAGACTACTTGAAAAGCTTCAGTCTCTTCTCTTTTCATCTGCCTTTGTGCCTTTTTTGCCCTCATAAGTTCAGAGAAGGCTGTGCGCTGCCATGTTGCAGCATTGTGAgttccctttgtgtgtgtgtgtgtcgctctgcTCCCAGAGGACGGCACCCAAACCTGACAGGCAGCATAGGGTGGCAGGGATGTGATCTCTTTATTTGTGCTTTTTTCCATAAGTAATTATGGAAATAATGAGTCTTTGTTTTGGCCTTTCTCCGCTGAGTGTCCAGTTCATAATTAATTGGTAGCGCGAACGACTAGCCAATTTTAAATCACAAGGGAGAGGTCGAgggggcttgttttattggctgGGGCAGCAGGCGGGTGGAGCTTCtgaattagattagatttaatTAAGGCATCGGGCCCCTGACTACACACTGGTACATAAATAGGCTCTATGCCAGGCTGGTTGTTGTTGGAAATTCAACAGcatttgtgcacacacacacacacacacacacacacacacacacgcactgctgAAGATTCCTTCAGGTCTTCAAGGTCAGTTAGACAGAGGAAACACGCAGCACGGTGTCTGGAAGTTGTGGAAGAATTCATCCTCTAATAATGGCCTGCTGCTTTGTCCAGAAACAGCTGTGATGAATATTTAGGGCGAGTATAAAAGGCAATTAAAGTAGTCCATGAATATGAGAAACGAGTTTACACTTAATCTTAATTCCTTCTCAGCATATTGGAGGTTGGTAAAGGGCGTTTTGCCGGTAGCGCTCGTCTTCTGGCCTCTTCACAGTTCGTTCTTACAGCCTCTGCACGACCACTGCGCTGAGCTTAAGCACCTGTGTGATGTTCGTAGCTGGCATGCCATCTGTGGACGCTCGTGCCACAGTGCCATGTGCAAGTGTAAAAACAACCCGACAGGGCATATATGCCTGACTATTTCTTGGAAAGACCTGGCGAAGAAATAGTGTGGTCCGTAACCCGGATGAAGCTGAACCCGTAACCTGTTCTTTTGAGGTATTTGTGAACAGATGAAACAAACACAGCCTGCCTGAATGTTTCCATGTGTCATGTTTATAGTGTGTAAGCGAAGCTCATCCGCCTGGCTGCTTCATATATACTGTTCACAGTTATAAGTCATGTTTCCACATTGTGCACATTGTGACCTTCAtcaatgcatttttttaatcCATATCACGAGATCTTACATAATGTTCTTGGAATCAGTCGGTGCAGATCCCTTTAGTCCGGATGTCTTTGTGCATCAGACCTATGACTCCCCGTCCCAGGGTCTCATTGCTGCACTGTGTGGAGCTTTGGACGTTTCATGTCCTTCTCCTTGCAGCTCTAGCTTGTACGTGCGGGGAGGATGTCTGCCTTGTGCTAAATGAAATATCCTCCGAGCGCCTGTAAATCGGTGTCAAGCTGGAGCTCCCAGTGGGCTTGCCCTGTTGCAGTTTCGGGGGATTTAATGCTTACAGATTGGCAGCATCTTCTTTTGGTCATTTCCTGGCAAGCCTTCTGCACAATATCCTCGACAGTCTGCATGATGGATCATGAACAGGGATATGAATCTTTGTATTTTAGGCGTTAAAGTCCACAGTCTGTGAAGCAGCAGCACAGAACCCTCACAGACAGAGGGCATCTAAAGTGCCCCAAAGGTGGTCTGAACTTTGTCTGAGGCACCTGGAGGTTTGATGTTTACGGAGCCGTTTAGGTAACAGTGTAACTTGAGCTGGAACAGCAGCTGTAAAATAATGTCGCTCATTCCTCGTTTGCACAGCCTTCCTGCAGCTGCGTAATAAATAGGATTTCATCCACTCGGCCTTGGTTTAACAGCACTGTCTGCGGCGATGCCATTCACATGAGCCTCAGCCCGAGTTTCTGATTGAATTCTCACTCTGTAACATCAGTGAACGGAAATGTCAAAGTGTTATTCCCTCATCCCATCTGGCAGACATAAAGTTCCCTAGATTCCCCATTTCCCCGACAAACGCGGTAATGTGTGACGGCCCTGATGCCTTCGCTCATCCTCCATGCTGAGCAACTCTCTTGCTGTGGGCAGTCTTGTCCTCACAAAGAATTGTTCagcctctcttttctttctctttcttcaagACAAAGAGTGAGGTCCCTGCGTGTGAACTGTGGGTTCAACACGCGCCTCAGCACAGGACCGCTGTGTGTTCCCTCGGAAGAGTCCGAAGCCTCCGTTGAATCACACACATGTCAGAATGAACCTGAATTCACTCCTTTATATTCATGCCAGTCTTCCTCACTCCTTCTCCATTCCTCAAACTCTtcaactccacctctcatcctcctGTATCCTCAACCACCTCGCCCCTCACATTGTTTCCCTCTGCATCCTTATTGCCTCcattcctctccttgtctctcaagccacctctcatcctccctcttccctcctacATCATGCGTCCTTACAATTGCTCTTCAtccccttcccttcctccccccaCAGAAGCTCCGGGCCAGGACTTTGTGACACTGGACTACCGCCTGCGCTACTACCCCAGCATCACCTACGCCGTCATTGGCAGCGCAGTCATCTTCGTCCTGGTGGTGGCGCTGCTGGCCCTGGTACTGCACCACCAGAGGAAGCGGAGCGTCCTGCTGCCCAGAGGCGTGAGAGGAAGCTcgcatcaccaccaccaccaccagccgcTGCTGCTCTCCCGTCTGGTCATTTTGGACCGGGGCCACGTCCACGCCGGAGGTCCTGGTCTTTCCCCCGGCTCGCCCACCGCAGGGGGCCAGTACAGCTCAACTCCTCAAACCCTGCAGCTGCTGTCTGGGACCCTTTATCCCCCTGGACTCCCCATGGACTCACCTCCATCTTACTCACAAGCGGTTCTGGATGTCAGGTGGGATAAAAGAGGATGCTAAAAGCTTAATGAAAGTTTATACTCCGTTGACTGTATCCATAAAGCTTTTCACTTGAAGCCACAACTAAAATAGCATTAAAGCAGTGTTAGGGCATTACATGTTGTCTCTCTAGCAAAGTATTTTCTAAGTaagtgtataataataataatataagtgtgtaatacaatataataaactACTTGGATTTAATAGATAAacttgtcatttttatttacacCAGACAAATCAGTTTTTGGTGATTTTCAATCAGTAACCCTTTACGCAGCTCATTTACCCATTATATATGATGTAttgaattatattaaataaatattatacgGAGGATTGTTgctatttaaaatgttgataaATTACTCAAACAGAGAAATGTGGTGAACATTGATGAAGAGAATGAAATTATAacaaaaagatttttaaaagatCTTCGCTAAATGCTGGTCCCAGTCAAAAGTATTAAGTGTTCAGTCTGTTGACGTGACATTGTTCTTCTGTTTTCCCCTAGTCGGCCTCCCTGGTttgatcttcctcctcctccataccTCTCAGATGGGGAGCTTCCATCAGAGGGCGAGCTGCCTCGATACGAGGGCCCACAAGACCCTTCGAGCTACCCTAGAGCACTTCCCTCGCTCCCCTCCACACCCAGAACTGTAGCCTCAGGCACGCAGCTGAGTTTGAGCTCCAGAGAGGAGTCGGACCAGCTTTAGCTTCTCTcttgttggattttttttttaaatcagagaGTGCAGGATTCAAGGATCAGGCTGCAGGGCCACAGGGCCAGGGCGGCCCCCAGCAAGCCCTGCTGAGGAGTCAACAAGGACTAAGCACCTGTGTACTAAACAGTGTCCTTACTGCCTGCACGGCTCCCTGAAGCCCTGGACTGAGACGAGCTCCTCCCACTACACTGATCTTGTATGTTGGCTCCGCCTGCTGGGCGCATGGAGGCATTACATTTAAATCAGTTACCGTTCGATACTTCACATTTCACGTCCAGTGTTTTCCACAGTGGGGTTTATAATGGACTTTTGTTGTGTTCAATCacaggaaataataataataataataaatgtctaAAATCTAGATAAATTCTATACTGTTGACGGCTAAATGTGATGATGTGCTGTACATATAAAATGTAGCAATGACATGTTGAAGCCTTATTCTTACTCAAGTTGATCCACTTTTTAGAGTAAGTCCAAATGAAGACGGTACAGTCGTGTTGTGTAATTACTTATAATTTCACAGAAATCGTGCAGCTCTTTAAACGAGAGCAGCTCAATAACAGGTTCTCAACTGTTTTAATCTGTTTTTCCGGTGTTGATGTGAACAGTGAGCTGTTAATATGGTGACAGTGAATAATAACATTGTGTAACTTCTTGAGTGGTACTTCAAACTAAACCCATATTATTCAGAAATATTTCTCG
Encoded proteins:
- the ldlrad3 gene encoding low-density lipoprotein receptor class A domain-containing protein 3 isoform X2 is translated as MWIWYLLLGSWSSSRTVESQLLPGNNFTTECNIPGNFMCGDGKCVPGGWHCDGLSDCFDNSDETGCPKVKSTCAPTFFACANGVHCIIGRFHCNGFSDCPDGSDEENCTGNPLVCSEARFKCRNGHCVDRSFLCNGQDNCHDNSDEELCLTTAEAPGQDFVTLDYRLRYYPSITYAVIGSAVIFVLVVALLALVLHHQRKRSVLLPRGVRGSSHHHHHHQPLLLSRLVILDRGHVHAGGPGLSPGSPTAGGQYSSTPQTLQLLSGTLYPPGLPMDSPPSYSQAVLDVSRPPWFDLPPPPYLSDGELPSEGELPRYEGPQDPSSYPRALPSLPSTPRTVASGTQLSLSSREESDQL
- the ldlrad3 gene encoding low-density lipoprotein receptor class A domain-containing protein 3 isoform X3, whose product is MWIWYLLLGSWSSSRTVESQLLPGNNFTTECNIPGNFMCGDGKCVPAKVKSTCAPTFFACANGVHCIIGRFHCNGFSDCPDGSDEENCTGNPLVCSEARFKCRNGHCVDRSFLCNGQDNCHDNSDEELCLTTAVNRLLSARCPPGCQMKAPGQDFVTLDYRLRYYPSITYAVIGSAVIFVLVVALLALVLHHQRKRSVLLPRGVRGSSHHHHHHQPLLLSRLVILDRGHVHAGGPGLSPGSPTAGGQYSSTPQTLQLLSGTLYPPGLPMDSPPSYSQAVLDVSRPPWFDLPPPPYLSDGELPSEGELPRYEGPQDPSSYPRALPSLPSTPRTVASGTQLSLSSREESDQL
- the ldlrad3 gene encoding low-density lipoprotein receptor class A domain-containing protein 3 isoform X1, translating into MWIWYLLLGSWSSSRTVESQLLPGNNFTTECNIPGNFMCGDGKCVPGGWHCDGLSDCFDNSDETGCPKVKSTCAPTFFACANGVHCIIGRFHCNGFSDCPDGSDEENCTGNPLVCSEARFKCRNGHCVDRSFLCNGQDNCHDNSDEELCLTTAVNRLLSARCPPGCQMKAPGQDFVTLDYRLRYYPSITYAVIGSAVIFVLVVALLALVLHHQRKRSVLLPRGVRGSSHHHHHHQPLLLSRLVILDRGHVHAGGPGLSPGSPTAGGQYSSTPQTLQLLSGTLYPPGLPMDSPPSYSQAVLDVSRPPWFDLPPPPYLSDGELPSEGELPRYEGPQDPSSYPRALPSLPSTPRTVASGTQLSLSSREESDQL
- the ldlrad3 gene encoding low-density lipoprotein receptor class A domain-containing protein 3 isoform X4, with the protein product MWIWYLLLGSWSSSRTVAKVKSTCAPTFFACANGVHCIIGRFHCNGFSDCPDGSDEENCTGNPLVCSEARFKCRNGHCVDRSFLCNGQDNCHDNSDEELCLTTAVNRLLSARCPPGCQMKAPGQDFVTLDYRLRYYPSITYAVIGSAVIFVLVVALLALVLHHQRKRSVLLPRGVRGSSHHHHHHQPLLLSRLVILDRGHVHAGGPGLSPGSPTAGGQYSSTPQTLQLLSGTLYPPGLPMDSPPSYSQAVLDVSRPPWFDLPPPPYLSDGELPSEGELPRYEGPQDPSSYPRALPSLPSTPRTVASGTQLSLSSREESDQL